In Gemmatimonadota bacterium, the DNA window ACCGGATTATTTTTCGCAGTTGATGTGAAAAGTGGAGGTGGGCGTGCGCCCGATGTTCGCAGTCCATTGCGCGGTGACGGACTTCAGGTGTGGATTGATACGCGCGATGTGCGTAATGCGCCTCGGGGAAGCCGTTACTGTCATCATTTTTGTTTTTGGCCGGGCAAGGGCAAGGGGCGAGCCGGGGGAAGGCAGTTTCGTCTGCGACGGGCGAGAGCACATCCGAGATTGTGCGATCCCGAGCGTCTAAAGGCGGCTTCAAAGGTGCTCAAAACGGGGTATCGTCTGGAAGCTCATATTCCCGCTACTGCAATGACCGGGTTTGATCCCGATGAGAATAATCGGATCGGTTTTACTTATTTGCTGCGCGACAAAAATCTGGGACGACAAGTTTGGACAGCAGAAGAGATTTTGCCCGTGTCTTATGATCCGAGTTTGTGGGGTACAGCGGAATTGGTGAGGTGAGAGCTAAAAGACGAGGAGGGAGTTTGTATTTCGTCAAATAGTTTTGTATATTGGAAACATTGAACGTTGGTATCAATCGGATATAGTTTATATTCGAGGTTGGTATATGGCACAAGATAGCGAACTTTCTCAAGATCTCACCGCTCGTGTGGAGCGTTTGGAGTCGCTGTTGGCAATTAGTCGGTTGATGAATGCGACGTCAAACCAGGGGCGGTTAATCAGTGGTATTGCACATGAAATCTCCACGTATTTAGAGGCGGAACAGTGTTCAATTTTTTTTCACAACCGCCTGACGGATGAGCTATATACGCATGTTGGTGCGGGCGTCGAAAAAGACACGCAGGTGCGAATCCCGAGCAATAGGGGTATCGCAGGGCATGTGTTTAATAGCGGCGATGTGAGAAATGTTTTAGATACCTCTAAAGACCCCTTGTTTTCCAATGAGCTTGGGTATGAAACGCATACTATGCTGGCTTTTCCGCTGCACAACAGACGCGGGGAGGTGATAGGTGTGCTGGAACTCCTGAACAAGAAAGACGATCCGGGGTATTTTACAAAAGATGATGAGGATTTCCTGCACGAGGTGGCCGCGCAAATCGGTGGGTTGGTCGATATGATGTTGCGGCGCGAGGAGATGGCCCACCGCAATGAGTTGCTCGAAGCACAGATGGAGCGCTTGTCGGGATTTGAGCATCTGGTGGAAGACCGCACGGTTATCAATACCGTGTTTAAGTACAATCGCAAGATACACTATTGGGCCGGGCTCGTCGGCATGATTTTGTTGGCGGTGATGTCTATTACCTCTCTGGTGATGGTGCGATCTGCTGATTTCCGGAAAATCATGCTGGAGTTGCATTCGGGGGTTATTTTTGCGGGTGCTAGCAACGCG includes these proteins:
- a CDS encoding GAF domain-containing protein — protein: MAQDSELSQDLTARVERLESLLAISRLMNATSNQGRLISGIAHEISTYLEAEQCSIFFHNRLTDELYTHVGAGVEKDTQVRIPSNRGIAGHVFNSGDVRNVLDTSKDPLFSNELGYETHTMLAFPLHNRRGEVIGVLELLNKKDDPGYFTKDDEDFLHEVAAQIGGLVDMMLRREEMAHRNELLEAQMERLSGFEHLVEDRTVINTVFKYNRKIHYWAGLVGMILLAVMSITSLVMVRSADFRKIMLELHSGVIFAGASNAYIYTDIVAYVTLTICLSGFLMYAYPPLNRWMRAKKDRLSRFMIQAGVRQHNQNRRVQEGLRKVLGGRDNPSGKT